Proteins from one Vigna unguiculata cultivar IT97K-499-35 unplaced genomic scaffold, ASM411807v1 contig_155, whole genome shotgun sequence genomic window:
- the LOC114171266 gene encoding agamous-like MADS-box protein AGL8 homolog, producing the protein MGRARVTLKQISSERCRKTTLARRKRGLMKKMWEFSKRCGGEQCLIVYDDDGDVEAVTSPQNPIEIHSMIQKYYETQLKNGRPHKTYGIQEFFENRKNMIEAEISKVHKEISSIKYPTWDPSFVNMEEDELRAFCAHVDAKIQACDEGIKLLKNKNVPNLMQNFDENSYLLRNMEEGGFSFVPNMPQENISQSQPLLQDFMELYDKNYEAVDVPLNSTNQLSELEFEELIWELSNCDSSYQPCHLPHQSLLPTISAQYQNQTNYYSMLSFY; encoded by the coding sequence ATGGGTCGTGCAAGAGTAACCTTAAAACAGATCTCGAGTGAAAGATGTCGCAAGACAACTTTGGCGCGAAGAAAGAGAGGACTGATGAAGAAAATGTGGGAATTTTCGAAGAGGTGCGGTGGTGAGCAGTGTTTGATTGTgtatgatgatgatggtgatgtTGAAGCAGTGACTTCGCCCCAAAACCCTATAGAAATACATTCGATGATTCAAAAGTACTATGAAACTCAATTAAAGAATGGGAGACCTCACAAGACTTACGGTATTCAAGAGTTTTTTGAGAACAGAAAGAACATGATTGAAGCTGAGATTTCCAAAGTTCATAAAGAAATCAGCAGCATCAAGTACCCAACTTGGGATCCAAGTTTCGTGAACATGGAAGAGGATGAATTGAGGGCCTTCTGTGCTCATGTGGATGCCAAAATTCAAGCCTGTGATGAGGGAATTAAATTGTTGAAGAACAAGAATGTACCCAATCTGATGCAGAATTTCGATGAAAATAGTTATTTGTTGAGAAACATGGAAGAGGGTGGGTTTAGTTTTGTGCCAAACATGCCTCAGGAAAACATCTCTCAAAGCCAACCACTGCTTCAAGATTTTATGGAACTTTATGATAAGAATTATGAAGCAGTAGATGTGCCACTGAATTCAACCAATCAACTCAGTGAGTTGGAGTTTGAGGAATTGATTTGGGAACTTTCTAATTGTGATTCGTCTTATCAACCATGTCATCTTCCTCATCAATCTCTCTTGCCAACCATTTCTGctcaatatcaaaatcaaaccaATTACTATAGCATGCTTTCTTTTTACTGA